The Brassica napus cultivar Da-Ae chromosome C7, Da-Ae, whole genome shotgun sequence genomic interval gaaaaagatttatttttacgaagaatcttgcggagaaaacacattcacgaaaaatcagagaaaagCCCGAAAAAGGTCAcacggtcgctacgaagcgaccgagcgcacgtctcgctcggtcgctatatagcgaccgagcatccgtcccgctcggtcgctatgtagcgaccgagctcgagcaaagctcagtcgctacgtagcgaccgagctcgagccaagctcggtcgctacgtaacgaccgagcgtccgttcctctcggtctctacgtagcgaacgagctcgagccaagctcggtcgctacgcagcgatcGAGCATCCGTTCCGCTCGGATGCTATgtaacgaccgagctcgagccaagctcggtcgttacgtagcgaccgagcatccgttccgctcggtcgctacgtagcaaccaagctcttccgaaacgtcgatacgacattagtccatgcattctcgtctacccttcgatgctacctcccgaagaccgtagcgaacccatttcatttttcttgccattctaagtcatcgatcaaactttactgTAAAAATCACGAaaattttgttctttatcgaaagaagccgtaataaacgcttcgagtcagaagacggcccaaagggacctaagacatgactcgaggcccaacttatgatttcttaaccaacagcccgtaagccgtatgacggtttacgcttggttcgtaaggaaagataaatgtcaagttttcgcggataaatacgaaattttgaagataattacgaagatcgggaaaaatagaatatctccatttttaggctatgacggcttaagggcagaaggggaaaagcgtaaaccgacctaggagcgagtttataaggagtcctaggcgagaggcatgagggagactttttcagagcaaacttagcacttagaccaattaggcaactttccgtttttgttactTCGAGATGCGattcaactaggttttgcagtcttaggttgttagaactaggaatctcgccgacagctctcatagccgaggcttcgaccttgttgtaacgctcatacgggaattcggaataaaactccttttgctctcttttacgatttcttatttctttttcgTCTTTACTTGCGTGTtatgattgcttggcgtgtggtttaacagatatctgagacctctgggaaattagggttttcccaactttcctaatttaaacggaaatcgatagtgcgaatttcggttcccacaatattAAAcatcaagaatcatgcaatcagatcattcggattttaaacaagtaaacctcaatcaatctatcatcctatcggattatataagcaaagcaagctagcaacctatcagattcaatcaatgttttaacaggctggtcggtttaaacaattttaaatcaaatgaacaattaaccaagcaggatgagaaaataattctatcaatttaacggtcaaacaattttagcagcatagcatcagattcaatcagatttaaaacctcaatgatcaaaaccgaaaacagttttgatttcaaaatattcgattagggttttaatatgtgatttgataattatagtataattaattttgatacTTATAtcatttagggtttatagatatagggttagggtttatcggattttaacttgtaaaaaccgatttgagATTTTAATAATGtgggaacatgatttagggtttggggtatcgaacttttagagtttcgatttactcaattaggatttttgatctattaccctatatggttttgattcataaagattagggttttagggtttcattctttatcaatcaatccatgtcgattatgggttcttaggttttgaattaccttttaaccttagatgattgttgaatcggaccaccaaaggagttgagccgcgagctggacacgaacgagacgcgagctggaatggatcgagtcgcttttatcgggtcgcggacgtcctttgttgcttgatcgggaacgccttgatcgggaacgccttgatcgtcgaacgcgagctgtctgatgctgtcgcgaacgGGGAAAAGGTCGCGTGCTGcagctgctctcgggtcgcgaacgtctgagctagggtcatgaacgccttgggctgaagctgatcgtggacgcgagctggaacagatgcgggaacaagagacgcgatcggggtttagggttcgtcgggtcgccggctagggttagggttttagggtttttcgatttgggtattagctttGGGTATTCGTGCtaataacgtgttataaaagtaatggaaaagtctatctttattcataacatagaggttccttatataggagattacaccgtcttagataaatggaaagattacaaatcataatctcttgattatgagccatccacaatctggttcataacacacgccaaatttctaaaaaaattcttctttCTCGAGAGTTGTCAAAACCAAACGAAAAGATACGATGTGGATTAGATGGAACGGACGAGAACTAAATTGAGATCCTCTACGAACGAAAAGGTAAAATAGTGCATGAGGTTACGTGGAATTAAATCAACATCCTTAACTCCTAATATCACGGAGccaaaatgagaaaaataagaCCAAAgcaactaactaactaactaacacAAAAACTGTCATTAAGACAGAGACTGAGAGAGAAGAGGCATGCTTGTCGGGATGAAGACAGAGCAAATCTCCATTTTTCTTACCAAAAACTCTCTATTTCTTTCTCACTCCCCTTTCTATCTTCCTTTTAGGTACTAATGTTTtgctaattttgtattaaatctCTCAAGTTTAGCattcttttgtttgttgttaGTTGTTAGATAACGAACATATTAAGACAGAAAACATGTCCAAATTTTCTCAATGTTTTGGTGTTTGTTGTTTTGAGACAATTCTAGTGATTAACGGAAAGAAGGCAGAGAGTTTTGATTTCTGaggtttcctcttcttcttcctcttctctgaTGGCTTCTTCCCCTGAATCATCTCCTCCGTCAAATTCAAGCTCTTCTCCATCTCCACCGTCTAATTCAAGTTCAACATCCTCCACTCCACCGTCTCCTCCTTCTCCTACTCAAGGAGACTCATCATCTCCACCTCCTGATTCCAGCTCGCCACCAGCTCCACAAGCTCCTTCTCCTCCCAGTTCTAGCAATAACACTCCTCCTTCTCCAGCATCACAAGGCGGTGGAGGAAATGGCGGCGGAAATCAGTCTCCACCGTCACGTGGCTCCCCTCCTTCTAGGGGTGGAGATAATAGTGGCAGCAGATCGTCACCGTCTGGAAACAATGGGGGATCTCGCTCGGATAATTCTCCTTCTGGTGGAAGTGGTGGaggaggcggaggaggaggaaatAATACGAATACGGCGATCATAATAGGTGTACTAGTTGGAGCTGGACTACTGATGATCGTGCTTATTATTGTGTGTCTTAGAcgcaaaaagaagagaaaagattCCTTCTACCCTGAATCCATGAAAGGTAAaaccatttatatatatatatatttgtgcttgtattaaaagtttttaaaagtttcGTATTGTCTCAGGAAATCAATATCAATACTatggaaacaacaacaacaacaacaacaattctTCACAGAATTACCCAAATTGGCATCTAAATTCACAAGGCCAAAACCAACAACCTCCTAATAGTTGGGGGGGCGGTGGACCATCACTGCCTCCTCCTCAGCAGATGCCTACAAGTGGAGATGCTTCCTCCTTGTACTCGGGACCAGCACGCCGGGTTTTACCTCCTCCTCCGCCTACTCTAGCCCTTGGATTCAACAAAAGCACTTTTACTTACCAAGAGCTCGCAGCTGTAACAGGAGGTTTTGCGGATTCTAACCTTTTGGGACAGGGAGGTTTCGGCTATGTCCATAAAGGGGTGTTATCTAGTGGTAAAGAAGTCGCAGTTAAGAGCTTAAAATCGGGTAGCGGTCAAGGAGAAAGAGAGTTTCAAGCTGAGGTTGATATCATTAGTCGTGTGCATCATCGATATCTTGTTTCTTTGGTTGGCTACTGCATAGCTGATGCACAAAGAATGTTGGTTTATGAATTTGTTCCTAATAATACTTTGGAGTATCATCTTCATGGTAAGACACTTAGGTTACAACACAATGTTTTCTCTAGCGTCTATAGATTCAAGAAAGTTgtaaattttgttgttgttgttgttgcagggAAGAATCTTCCAGTAATGGATTTCTCCACCAGGATGCGCATCGCCTTAGGTGCTGGGAAAGGACTTGCTTACCTTCATGAAGACTGTAAATTTCAACATTTCACCAAAAACCATTTTCTTAACCAATGTTAGAAAACAGAGAAAGCTCTGTTTCTAACTAATAATTTCTTTATGGCTTATATATCGCCGCAGGTCATCCTCGGATCATTCACCGTGACATCAAGTCTGCAAACATTCTCCTGGACTTTAACTTTGATGCAATGGTGATAAACTAGTGGCTGCATTCCTCTTTGGTTTATGTTGATACAAACATTGCTAAAGCTGATGACTTTAAGCTTTTGTCTTTTTAGGTGGCTGATTTCGGATTAGCTAAGTTAACTTCTGATAACTATACTCATGTATCTACTCGTGTGATGGGAACTTTCGGGTAAGTTTACTTTTACTAGATAAAATCTTACTCGTCACTTAAGAAACATAACCATTGTAGTGTGACcagtttgcttctttttttgcACAAACATGTGTAGATATCTAGCTCCAGAGTATGCTTCAAGCGGTAAATTAACAGAGAAATCAGATGTTTTCTCGTACGGTGTCATGTTACTGGAACTAATCACTGGAAAACGACCGGTTGATAGTAGCGGCACCATGGATGACACTTTAGTGGATTgggtattttttttcatttccacTCTTTTTACTTATAAACAGTTAATTGTGTAAGATTTTTTTGCCTTTTTATTGTGGTTGGTAATGATTGCATTAATCTAAAATATAGGCTCGTCCTATCATGGCTCGTGCACTAGAAGATGGAAACTTTAATGAGCTTGCCGATGCAAGGCTTGAAGGCAACTACAACCCTCAAGAAATGGCTCGAATGGTTACTTGTGCTGCTGCTAGTATTCGCCATTCTGGACGTAAACGCCCAAAGATGAGCCAGGTGAATCAAAATAACAACCCAACAAATCTAATTTTTCGTATAGTAACATAATAGTATAATGTTTTGTTATGTTTATTCAGATTGTAAGAGCATTAGAAGGAGAAATGTCACTAGATACTCTAAATGAAAGTGTGAAGCCTGGAAATAGCAAAGTTTACGGGACATCAGGAACAAGCACGGATTATAGTCAGACATCATACAATGCAGACATGAAGAAATTCAGACATGTAGCTTTGTCGAGCCAAGAGTTCCAAAGCAGTGAAGCTGAAGGATCATGTAGCACTGATTCCCGAGAGACTAAAAGTCCGGCTGCTCCTAAATGAAATCTCTCATGAAGCCACGAGAGATGAATCGACTTCCTCATGGTAAGATTAATGAAAGAAAGGATTCTTGAGGGATTTTGAGGTTTAAAAAATAAAGCCATGCAAGCTAAACAGCAATGTCATTGTGACGTTTAGATTGTTCTTCACGTATAAGCAAACCCATGACACTTATGAAATTAGTTTATGACACTATGGGATTTCTAAAACTTTATTCTAAGACTCAGTTACTCCAATAATCTCACTCATGTTTGTCCTTTAGCTAAATAGATCTCCTTTTATCTCAGCTAAATAGATCTCCACCATAGACTGTTTATTTgccaaaacatcaaattcttcaaGATATGTTTTATCATGCCACTTGaacaagtgttttttttttaagttttcaacACAATCGTTAAAGCTTCACATTGTCACTTCCTAGGTATCACATGACCTAAATCCATTGATATTTTGCATTGAGAAACACATCTTCAAACTAAAAATTCAGAAATGAATTTCAACCTTTTCAAgctgaaaaaaaatcaagattaaATAATTCAAGCTTGcagaaaatatatcaaaacgaGTTTGCATAAACTGGCTAACCAGAGATTCAATCACTTCTTTCACCAAACGAAGAGccctaatttttattttgggtAATTTTAAAAGGGTTAATTTGCTACCTAACTAAAATGGGAAAAACAATGAAGAGAATGaactgattttgacataatataGAAACTTAAAAGAGTTGATTACTCTTTAAGCCACTTTTCTTTACACTGAGAGTCACTTCCTATATGTGAGACACTTTATTGTGGGCCAGCAATAAACTGTGGACAACTTTGCCTTTAATAGACACTAGACCCTGAGCGCGGATAtggattttcagtttttaattatttattttattaattgatgtatttgtaatattcgttcatattatattcattaagtaaatttttttttt includes:
- the LOC106356163 gene encoding proline-rich receptor-like protein kinase PERK4, whose protein sequence is MASSPESSPPSNSSSSPSPPSNSSSTSSTPPSPPSPTQGDSSSPPPDSSSPPAPQAPSPPSSSNNTPPSPASQGGGGNGGGNQSPPSRGSPPSRGGDNSGSRSSPSGNNGGSRSDNSPSGGSGGGGGGGGNNTNTAIIIGVLVGAGLLMIVLIIVCLRRKKKRKDSFYPESMKGNQYQYYGNNNNNNNNSSQNYPNWHLNSQGQNQQPPNSWGGGGPSLPPPQQMPTSGDASSLYSGPARRVLPPPPPTLALGFNKSTFTYQELAAVTGGFADSNLLGQGGFGYVHKGVLSSGKEVAVKSLKSGSGQGEREFQAEVDIISRVHHRYLVSLVGYCIADAQRMLVYEFVPNNTLEYHLHGKNLPVMDFSTRMRIALGAGKGLAYLHEDCHPRIIHRDIKSANILLDFNFDAMVADFGLAKLTSDNYTHVSTRVMGTFGYLAPEYASSGKLTEKSDVFSYGVMLLELITGKRPVDSSGTMDDTLVDWARPIMARALEDGNFNELADARLEGNYNPQEMARMVTCAAASIRHSGRKRPKMSQIVRALEGEMSLDTLNESVKPGNSKVYGTSGTSTDYSQTSYNADMKKFRHVALSSQEFQSSEAEGSCSTDSRETKSPAAPK